AAAATTGAGACTAGTCTGGAAGCTGATCTCAAAACATATCATGACACAATggtcaattatgatatttgcaaatCTGAGTTACAAACCTTGCAACTCAAATTTGGAGAATCAACAAGAACGAAAAGCAAATTGGAAAGAGACGTTGAAAGAAAATCAGAAGATTATAATCACGTCTTGGAACAATTAAATCAGACCCTAATTCAGAAAAGGGATTTGGAAGTAAAAAATCAGTCAGTCATTTCTTctgaaataaaagatgttttagaaATGGAAATCCTTCAGTTGAAACAAGACTTTCAAGAATCAACTGATAAATACAATATTCTAAATAAAAAACTGACTGATTCTTTAAAACAAATCAATTCTCTTAAAACCGAGAATAAAAGACTGATATGGAATATGGATTCTATCAAAGTTGCTAGAAAACTAAGTAATGATATTTTCACAAAGGCAAACACCTTAGGAACTGGCAAAATTGATACGAATTATAGACCAGGAATTGGAAGAGAATCCTTTGAAATTGAACAAGCAAAACAGGAAAACATGACGAATTGTGAAAACTCTGAATCTACTCTACCAGATCTTTTCACATCTCTTAATGAGGAAGATTCAGATGATGAAACAGTTATCAACTGTAGTCCAGATGATACTGCTTTCAGTGTTTCCAAAAAGTCTTTCAAAAGAGTTGTAAATTCTGAAACAAACTCTGCAAGTTCTTTAACTCACCAAATCAAACATACCGATGGAACCACTAAACTCAAAAACTTTTTTAATGGAGAAAATTCCTCTTATGAGGATGGTAGTACTTCTATACCAACTGTTTTTCCTACAATAACTTCATCAATTGTTGGAAAAACTAGTCTGGGACAAAAatactccaagaaacaacaaacaagcaaaaaaatccattcaagtcaccaaaaccccacttatcatgccaaacatttttgaaaaccaacCAAAGAAACCAGTTAAACCCTACGTCATACCTCATAAACAGGTttccaaacaaaaaccaaaaccttTTCCAAAACTTTTTGAAAACCGCtttcaagatatcacttttaatcattCAAGGAACTTTCAAAAACCATCACATCAGAAAGTTTcaaaccatcatcatcaaaaagcTTTTCAAAACCGCCCATCACATCCCAGATatgaagaaaacttttcaaacaaaCCTTCACATCTAGGATATCTTTCACCAAATCACAGATCTTATCAACCCACAGGCtttcaaaaacaaatcacatTTTGGGTAAACTTAATAGATCAAATCAAACCTCAACCATTCCATTGTCATAAaccaaaccattacaataatGTGAAGTCAAATGATAAAAGAAATTCATCAAGCAAAGCACCCAAAATAACAACTGACAAACCAGGACCCAttcagatttgggtacctaaacttCCTGTCTGATTGTAGGTACTTAATGCTGGAGAACCTAATGATGAtacatggtatattgatagtggctgctccaaGCATATGACAGGAAACCGGAACTACTTACGTGACTTCAAACCTATACAAACCAATCAAGATGTTACCTTCGGAAACAACATGAAAGCAAAAATCAAAGGTTATGGAAACATAACAAATGGTAATTTTACCATAAAGAAAGTTGCCTTCGTCGATGACCtgaaacacaacctcatcagtgtttctcAGCTGTGTGATAACAATCTTGAAGTTCTTTTCACCAAACAACGAAGCTTGATCATGGACGCCAAAACAAAAGATGTTATAGTTGATTCTGACCGTGCCGGAAATATGTATCCACTTGACATGGATCTTATCTACGGTAAACCCGATATATGTCTGCTATCTAAAGCCCCAGCAGatattagttggttatggcatcgtcGCCTTTCCCATCTAAACTTTGGGTACATCAACAAATTAATCGGCGATGATCTTGTTCGAGGGCTACCACTTCTGAAGCTTGATAATGAAACTCTTTGTGCCGCATGTGAAAAAGGAAAACTTTCCAGATCCACTCACAAAAGCATCTCAGAATCTAGTGTATCCGAACCACTAGAATTGTTGCACATAGACCTTTGTGGCCCTGCCAAAACCCAAACCATACAAGGGaagaagtacattcttgttgtcgttgatggttTCTCGCGCTTTACTTGGGTCTCTTTCTTAAGACTAAAATCAGAAgcacctgaagagatgatcaacttcatcaaacaaATCGAGCTGAAGCTGAAACGACCTGTTCgaagaatccgaagtgataatggtttagagttcaaaaacaatactctagattcatttctcaaagacaaaggaattgaacataacttctcagccccatacactccacaacagaacggtgttgtcgaaagaaggaaccgaactctatgtgaagctgcaagatcAATGCTTATCTTTGCTGATCTGCCACAATACTTCTGGGCAGAAGCAATAGCCACAGCTTGCTACACTCAAAATCGttccttaatccataaacatcttcataaaacaccatatgaagtcattaacaaccgaaaaccaaacatcaaatttttccatatttttggtTGTCGATGCTTCGTAAAGAACAATAAAGATCACctttcaaaatttgaatcaaGGTCGGACGAAGGAATTTTCCTTGGTTACTCATTTTCTTCAGCTGCTTATAGAGTACTGAACAAACGTACCAGAGTAATTGAAGAAAGTACCGATGTTCATTTCGATGAATTTTATGTCAGGAAATTGGATCGTGAACATTTTGGTTCAAAAatgattgaaaatatttttcaaaatccaattCAACAAACACCTTCTCCTGACATAGACATTGAAATCGATCTTGATTTACTTTTTGAACAACCAAAAACTGCTTACAATTCTGAACTTCTAACTACTTTAATTGATCCTACAGGAACACCCAGTGAAGTTATTCCACAAACAAACCAAAATGATGCAGATAAATTCGAGGGGGAACCACCAACACATACTTCCTCTTTGGAACAAACACCAAATCATCCTTTAAACACCCCATCCCCAAATAGCCAAAACAATCCCGATGCATCATTTATGGGGGAACCTTCAAACCTATTCCAAGATGAAACGCCCGGAGAAGAACAATGGGATACTGAAACTCCAATTATTATAGCGGAAGAGAATCGCTTAATAAAGTGGACCAGAAATCATCCAACAGACCAAATCATCGGAGATCCCAACATAGGCATTCAGACTAGAGGCGCATCCACAAATGAATGTTTATTTGGAGCCTTCTTATCCACGACTGAACCCAAAACCATACATTCTGCTATAAAAGATCCAGATTGGGTAAAAGCTATGCAAGAAGAGCTagcagaatttgaaagaaacgacGTATGGAATCTTGTTCCTACTCCACCCGATGTTACTGTTATAGGTTCAAGATGGGTATACAGAAACAAGACTGACGATCAAGGAGTCATTTGTCGAAACAAGGCACGTCTTGTAGTcaaaggatattcacaacaagagggaatcgactacgatgaaacatatgctccagTTGCCCGAATTGAAGCAATTCGcatctttcttgcctatgctgcacataagaatttcaaagtattccaaatggatgttaaatgtgcattcctaCATGGAGAGATAGATCGCGAAGTATACAtccaacaaccaccaggtttcgaaGATCCCAAATTTCCAGATCACAGCTTTAAATTGCAGAAAGCTGTCTACgacttgaaacaagcacctcgagcTTGGTATGCCACGTTGTCAACCTTTCTCGAAGAATCAGGTTTTAAAAGAGGTTCAATTGATCAAACCCTCTTTCGTAAAATCTTTAATAAACATCTGTTAATCGTAcaaatatatgttgatgacattattttcggtTCTACTGATGAATCTTTAAGTGTTAAGTTTGCAGATCTAATGAAtagcaaatttgaaatgagcatgattggGGAGATGACTACTTTTCTCGGACTTCAAATCAAACAGTCAACTGATggcattttcatcaaccaagagaATTATGTCAAAAACCTACTCACTCGTTTTTTAATGGAAAAATCGAATACCGCAAAAACCCCAATGGCTTTTGGATACAAAATTGATGCAGACTTAAATGGCAAACCCGTTGACTAGAAAAGATATCGTGGAATGATCGGATCACTCTTGTACCTCATTGCTagcagacctgacatcatgttttctacatGTGTCTGTGCTAGATACCAAGCAAATCCTATGGAATCCCATGTAGTTGCTGTGAAACGCATCTTCAAATACCTTAAAGGCACTCCCAAACTTGGCCTTTGGTATCCAGCTAAATCCGATTTTCAGCTGAATGCTTTCACCGACTCAGACTACGGAGGATGCAAGCTAGATAGGAAGAGTACATCTGGTAGCTGTCAATTCCTAGGAGGTAGACTAGTGAGTTGGacttcaaagaaacagacttgtgtatccacATCAACAGCAGAAGTTGAATATGTCGCTGCCGCCAGCTGTTGTTCACAAGTCATATGGATGCAAACTCAACTGCGTGACTATGGCTTCAAAATCTCACAAATTCCCATATTTTGTGACTCAACTAGTGcaattgccatttctcacaatcccgttcaccattccatgacaaagcacatcgacattcgatatcactttatcaaagacaacattcaaaagggtcatatcgaacTACACTTCATCAACTCCGAAGATCAAATTGCCGATGTCTTCACTAAGGCTCTCGATGAAACGAAGTTTCAATACTTCCTAGGTCGTCTAGGAATGTTAAATCCAGATAACATCCATCCTTaaacttttactttttgtttgtacaaaagtgtgtttactttcactcaaaaagaaaattcaaaaacatttgaaaactgctttcttttcaaaaaaaaaaaccaaaaacattgaaataaccaatatttccaaaaacattcagaaaaacaaatcttcaaaaatataataaaagacTTGCCATAATAAGCTTTTATAGAACCTTGTGATTAATCATCTTTTGACTTAATTTTCAGATGCTTATGCTCGATGAAGATTTTAAGTCATATTGATCCTCAATTGGAGTGAAGGTTCAAATCTCCTACTTTTCATAATGTACATAACTTTATTTCCTTCAATTTTATTTcattattgatgattttaaaaaGGGACATAAGGTTAGGAGGTTCAGATGAAAACAAAAACCCATGTGAGAATTTGTGCATCATCAATCTGAATCATTGTGGAATTCATTTCTTGTGAGCTTAGGTGTGTCATTATTGCTTATAAGGTATATCCGATTATACCTTGTCACGGTCTCATTTTTGCTTAGATATCAAAATGACCAGGGACGATACATTCATTTCTTACATACTAGACAAACTGTCTTTTATACCACTAATCCCTACCTAGATATAAGCCAACCAAAAATGATGTCTTGAGATCCCGTGATCCATCaacaagaaaagatgaaacaagatAAAGAATAATCAACAAGAAAGCCAAATCATTCACCGAAGAAataccaaacaaaaaaaaaaaaaaaaaaaactctaaatTTGGTATTTTCAAACAAAGTTCAACCACATGGTTATTTCAAAGCAAACATCAAAAGATCTCGTGATCTGTTTTTAACCATTTTTCACAAAAAGGGATATCTTAATCCCGCAAGATAGATACTCTCAAAAATCCCAATTTTCTCAAATGTAGCAAATTCTCGATGCTAAAACAAAATATCCTTTTACAACAAATAGATATTGATCAACAAAAAGGATACCATCAAAGAAAAAACTGCAACAACAATGGATTTCCCGGGATACTGTAGCCTTCATCACTGAAGATTCTTAGTTGCAAACTGCACTATGAAAATTGCTAAACCCCTCTACATGTATTTCCTGACGGAGAGAGAGTGAACTTAAATGGTATGAATGAAGAAACCCGCTGAGTAATGCCGAAACCAGTCTTATGTGATTGATTATCTAATAATGAGACTAAGTGACCTTTCGGGAAAAGCATAGTCGAACACCTCCAATATGAGTGTGAGTCGTCAGAGAGAGATATCACTCATTTTTAGTGATCATTAACTTGTTCTGCTGCCAGAACAATCAAACACCCAAGTGAAGTGTGAGTTATACCTATGAGCGTTCATCTGAATCGACCTGTTAGACCACTTGTCGTCATTAAtaatgctataaaatcttaggaaatttctttagatacatatatggctacCCTTTGATAACCGAACCCGAGAGTTTAATTCGGAAACAAATTTCTGAAAatcttttacataagatatgttaaacaaagtcacaaactttcaaaacaatcactatgttttatatatcttatctattgacaaatcttttatctcGAATCTTCAAAAGTTCAAAACTGTCAACATGATTATATCATATATGTCTTTATTTCAGCAATGATCACATAGGGGTAAATTGTTGAAAACGTTTTTatatgtgaccatcactgaaacaaaatgaactatttttgtgttatctaacaaatattatcagttatttcaggttaCATGAAGTCGTGACCAAACGGAAAATACGAAAATAGGCGAATGACAGAAAACGTATAGACAAGAAAATCTAGATGTGCGACTGAACACtttcaactatatatatatatatatatatatatatatatatatatatatatatatatatatatatatatatatatatatggaagagtCAACAAACAAAGAAAAGTCAAGGAAATTGAAATAGCCAACCCATTCTCACATTTTTTGCTACTAGTCTCTACCACAACTTGAAATACCATCCATTACTTTAAACCAAAAACTCAAGTGCACTAGTCCTAGATATTTGtttcatatgtatatatgtatacgttagtatgtagtatgtgttcatttgttgtttgtaatacttccaaatatatatatatatatatatatatatatatatatatatatatatatatatatatatatatatatatatgtattatatttgTATGTGGAAAAGTCAAGAAAGGGAAGAAGAAACTCACGTATCCTACTCCTAGTACCACTTGCGCTTCCTACACCTACTAGCACTTGGATATCACAACTACATCTTCTAACCAACTCAAAGTTAAAGTACCTTAGATATTTTTTCTTTTGCTTCACCATATATACGTGTGCATGTATATGGTTTGAAAGTGTGTGTTCTTTTTTTTGTAATACCTCCAGCTACATCTCCATACACAAAAAAAAACTCTCCCAACCAAGAATACCACCTCCCTCTTCAAGAACAACTTTTGCAACTTCAACCTTCAAGAACAACTAAAACAACCTCCAAATACCTTCCaaacaacctcaaaatactctccaaacaccctccaaaaaccctccttaaacctcctccaaaaacccTTCGAAAtaaccacaaccatcaccacctttCTGTTTTTCGACATTAGAATCTTCAAGTCAGAAACGAAGAAAACTGGGCTCAGTACAAGCACAAAaagactagggagattttcaccatcaattcttcaggaccAAACCTACATTcagaaattttcgtggacgattttgaccacgggaaaccccaaagagacgcgagagagaattggctatccagagagatttactACAAAAATATACATTCATCACCACCCAAAGCTCTTTCAATATCACCATCTTTGCTACCTTACACCACGAAAACTGCAACATTATTACACTTCCTACcaccctccaaatacccactCCAACCTCATCAAATCTCCTGAAAACACCCGATACCCGTATACAAATACATGACTCGTGTACTTTGCACTGATTTGTAAACAACCcatttacatgaaaatgaactttttactaCTTATCAAATGCCGGATTGATCattgaacaaatatcgaccagtcgctccaagagtcccaatatcgaccagtccattcaaataacaaatatcgaccagtcgttccatcagtccagttcagtcaatttattgacgaacctacttgatatatatttatatacttatatactttattatagctttatgtcatttaaatatagtcatttatattatttatagctttacgtcatttaaatacagtcctttatattatttatagctttacgtcatttaaatacagtcatttatagcttttatatttatacttattccgcaattattattctttatatatatttacatcTTATATCTTAAACTTATATATCTATCACACAGTAACTGGTAACCGAGCCTTTTGTTGTAGTGGtcagatttttatatttccaaccatcggtatctgagctgatatataaaaggaataatatccaacaaacacaaaacattcccataaagatttaagaacatgttcatgggttcttcaacattcaacaaaagttcaaaggattaaccaaaagtcaaccaagattagtttagccaagcatggctaaacccaaagaaacaaagttagagaaaattgtaccaaacattaagaaagaatcaagaggtaaaaatatgatgttcttcaagtgttcttggccttcaaaagtcttcaaaactccagagagaatctccaaaaatcggatgtccaaaagtctccaaaagatgggcaccaaccttcctcaaatagctcaaaagaagaatttccgaaacttcccctgcaggaggttgcgcgacccgcgtgctgttgcgcgggtggtccctgaatgtagcatgtttgaggttttgggcctccatagcttagcccacttggcccaatgcgagcccaatcagctcctagcccatttttcttcaagttttcttcaatttaagcccaatttggcttctccaaatgattcatagctcgtaaactcgcccgattaataatctctatgcatgcttgaatatacttccgcatcttgcaaatttaaatgtttatttctctccaagccttcaaataaccatcaagctcgctccatgcataatctccaccacccatcaagcctaagatccttgttttccaccaattcccattgctttccatacgtcccgaacattcccgctccactagtctccatgaaatctgcaataaagctcacgaaactagaaagtgcccgaaatagtcataaaataacaaaagggaaaatatgcatggaaattatctaaattataaatgaaatatgctaaaataaactataaaaagaagtaaacaaaactaactatcaaatcaccccaagcttaaaccttacttgtcctcaagtaagacaagactaaaatgaacttgggatgaactatcctagagaaaataaaaagaatggatagagccgcagaacctgatcaccgttagtcaacatggtcagaattgatcttgctattaccttaggaatttttcatccgatgacaatggtaccataaaccatagccaggacaactcctttaggtgagtaaggagggatgagcagtcgtagcctcaatggaacatgcatacaatgaagaatatctgtagtagggagaaagcagctggatgggctcgggtggagctcttctttaaatgtacactctgatctcacgtttgccggtttctctcatgtgtaactaggtttaatcgctcgggcaccgttgtaggaatcggatcacttggtgttggcccaaacctcccgtagtatctgactcgacagtctccctaacatcaccaatttgcgaaaaacaactcgatctatatacaataaaacatacctaaataaatgaatatcaaacgccgggtgaccaaaatgttggaagatttagttcaataattgaaccggtcacccttctcggatttctgcagctgggaatttggctgcccccccccccccctccctttttttgttttttgtttttttttgttatacttgaaggtaatgtaataacaaccctttgactcaaaatttggttcctaaagtgtgtaagtggaaccgaaagggtagtaatataatccgaatggtctaagcgagaaaatgaccatgtgtggagcataaagatataatgtaagctcctcttcaaatttgtgaatttttttttcaaaaataatgaaaatgtccacatgtggactaaaagacttctccaaaatcctaagaaaatcgcaaaaagatatggtgatgtaaagagatcggatatggattctactcggggacaagcactagtgcttcatcctaacggttcaaacatgatcaagtgtgatcctctcagcggtagtgaccgcaaggctaagacatccattgctatagtatatcctacagtcattagtattgtatgcataattcttcatgaaaactacatgtccatgatcacttacccctttaagctaccagcatctgatcccaagtatgagatcccaaactgcagctaatGGTCCCCGTTCGACGggtgagataacaacaagatcctggaccaataatgatacaataactgtgaacctattccatggcatccaggggtgagaataaacagacaacaaaaatgcatgaatgctaatgcctaagctaaatgttatgcaaaaatataaaaggtgaaaaagaaaaaataaaatttttttggatttaaaaaaaaatgaatgaaaattagcttaaatctaaaatgttatgcaacctaattaaaaatgcatggaaaaaaaatataaaaggaaaatgaaatgccc
The genomic region above belongs to Lactuca sativa cultivar Salinas chromosome 4, Lsat_Salinas_v11, whole genome shotgun sequence and contains:
- the LOC128133509 gene encoding uncharacterized protein LOC128133509 gives rise to the protein MSLANYSNMNSVSIANSLGSGSRAPILIPEEYNSWVGRMNLHLNAINEDVWKCVEGTYVTPENMATLATNQATQVEITKKLELQAKKELVSGIPHSILSQMDDIILLTANQIWENLKNRFCGNKRIIENKRTSVLNEFDNFKMLSSETIHDAHDRFNLIMGNPAIHTETLYNLYGELQSYESSIDPPTTAAFGGPLALTTSFQNQAFQSDSNDEADYQQLCALVANTNLQRFIPNHGTNHYARECRAKNKTKIKDSAYYAQRADELKKLENQEKQKALMAIHEPSVEYWPTSDDEADNEQAQSNFCFVAGVEIPSRAPNVIEQVWSMISELGFSKTIFESHITKIETSLEADLKTYHDTMVNYDICKSELQTLQLKFGESTRTKSKLERDVERKSEDYNHVLEQLNQTLIQKRDLEVKNQSVISSEIKDVLEMEILQLKQDFQESTDKYNILNKKLTDSLKQINSLKTENKRLIWNMDSIKVARKLSNDIFTKANTLGTGKIDTNYRPGIGRESFEIEQAKQENMTNCENSESTLPDLFTSLNEEDSDDETVINCSPDDTAFSVSKKSFKRVVNSETNSASSLTHQIKHTDGTTKLKNFFNGENSSYEDGSTSIPTVLNAGEPNDDTWYIDSGCSKHMTGNRNYLRDFKPIQTNQDVTFGNNMKAKIKGYGNITNGNFTIKKVAFVDDLKHNLISVSQLCDNNLEVLFTKQRSLIMDAKTKDVIVDSDRAGNMYPLDMDLIYGKPDICLLSKAPADISWLWHRRLSHLNFGYINKLIGDDLVRGLPLLKLDNETLCAACEKGKLSRSTHKSISESSVSEPLELLHIDLCGPAKTQTIQGKKYILVVVDGFSRFTWVSFLRLKSEAPEEMINFIKQIELKLKRPNNKDHLSKFESRSDEGIFLGYSFSSAAYRVLNKRTRVIEESTDVHFDEFYVRKLDREHFGSKMIENIFQNPIQQTPSPDIDIEIDLDLLFEQPKTAYNSELLTTLIDPTGTPSEVIPQTNQNDADKFEGEPPTHTSSLEQTPNHPLNTPSPNSQNNPDASFMGEPSNLFQDETPGEEQWDTETPIIIAEENRLIKWTRNHPTDQIIGDPNIGIQTRGASTNECLFGAFLSTTEPKTIHSAIKDPDWVKAMQEELAEFERNDVWNLVPTPPDVTVIGSRWKAVYDLKQAPRAWYATLSTFLEESGFKRGSIDQTLFRKIFNKHLLIVQIYVDDIIFGSTDESLSVKFADLMNSKFEMSMIGEMTTFLGLQIKQSTDGIFINQENYVKNLLTRFLMEKSNTAKTPMAFGYKIDADLNGKPVD